The Salvelinus namaycush isolate Seneca chromosome 13, SaNama_1.0, whole genome shotgun sequence genome includes a region encoding these proteins:
- the LOC120058031 gene encoding gamma-crystallin M3-like, protein MSNTSMNMGRATFYEDRNFQGRSYECSSDCPDMSSYMSRCQSCRVQSGCFMVYERPNYMGNQFFMRRGEYSDYQSMMGITDGIRSCRMIPMHRGNFRMRIYERENFGGQMHEMMDDCDSIQERYRMSDCQSCNVMDGHWLMYEQPHFRGRQMYMRPGEYRNFRDMGMGMGGMSGGMRFMSMRRIMDNMTM, encoded by the exons GCCACCTTCTATGAGGACAGGAACTTCCAGGGCCGCTCTTATGAGTGCAGCTCCGACTGCCCTGACATGTCTTCCTACATGAGCAGGTGCCAATCCTGCAGGGTTCAGAGCGGCTGCTTCATGGTGTACGAGCGCCCCAACTACATGGGAAACCAGTTCTTCATGAGGAGGGGAGAGTACTCAGACTATCAGAGTATGATGGGAATTACCGATGGTATCAGGTCCTGCCGCATGATCCCCATG CACCGTGGAAACTTCAGGATGAGGATCTACGAGAGGGAGAACTTCGGAGGTCAGATGCACGAGATGATGGACGACTGTGACTCCATACAGGAGCGTTACCGTATGTCTGACTGCCAGTCCTGCAACGTGATGGACGGCCACTGGCTGATGTACGAGCAGCCCCACTTCAGAGGCAGGCAGATGTACATGAGGCCTGGAGAGTACAGGAACTTCAGAGATATGGGCATGGGAATGGGAGGCATGAGCGGTGGCATGAGGTTCATGAGCATGAGGCGTATCATGGATAACATGACTATGTAA